In Pseudoalteromonas tetraodonis, the genomic window CCTGAGAACTTACAACACCAATGGTTAGTAGAAATGCTACGCCGTTTTAATTTACGTTTTTCTATTTTTGATGAAGAACGCTGCGACGAAGCGTTTGCTGATTCACCTAATGTATTTGATACCGAGCAATTGGTGCTTACTAGCCTTGAGTTTTTAACCAAGAAAAAACGCTGGTTTGAACAAGCTACGTTGGCCGACTGGGATTTATTAGTAATCGATGAAGCGCATCATTTAAGCATTAATAACAATAAACCCAGTGCTGAATACCAACGTATGGCTGAGCTGAGCCAAGATATTCCAGGGCTAATTCTTCTTACCGCTACGCCAGACCAACTGGGTCATCGTAGTCATTTTGCTCGTTTACAACTGCTCGACCCAGATCGTTTTTACGACTATGACGTGTTTAAAGAAGAAGAAGCAAACTACAAAGACGTTGCCGAAGCTGCTAATCAGTTATTACAAGAACAAGCACTGGATGACAGCGCAAAGGGCACATTAATTGAGCTATTAAAAGAAACAGATATCACCGATATCCTTGAAAAAGCCCAACAAGGCGACCTTGCTGCACGCAAAGAAATACTCAATATGTTATTAGATCGCCATGGCACTGGACGCATATTATTTAGAAATAGCCGCAGTGGCATTGATGGCTACCCTAGCCGTAAATTACATGCCTACCCAATGGCATTACCTAAGCAATACAAAACAGCAATGACCGTACTGGGTAATATGAGTGGCATTCAAAATGCCGAACTCAGTGCGCAACGTGCACTTTTCCCTGAAAAAATATTTCAAGAATTTGAAGGTGAAAGCGCAAGTTGGGGATTATTTGACCCCCGTGTAGATTGGCTAATCGAAACGCTAAAAACACTCAAGCGTGAAAAAGTACTGCTTATTTGTGCTAAAGCCGAAACAGCAATTAGCTTGGAGCAAATATTACGTGAACGCGAAGCAATTAAAGCCTCTGTGTTCCACGAGGGCATGTCGATTATTGAACGTGATCGCGCTGCGGCATTCTTTGCCGATGAATACGATAACGCACAAATATTACTGTGTTCAGAAATTGGTTCAGAAGGTCGTAACTTCCAGTTCTCACATCACTTAGTGTTATTTGATTTACCACTCAACCCCGATTTACTTGAGCAACGTATTGGTCGATTAGACCGTATAGGGCAAACACAAGATGTGAACATTCACGTGCCTTACTTTGAAAACACAGCACAAGAAGTACTACTGCGTTGGTATAACGAAGGCTTAGATGCGTTTGAAAGCACATCAACCACTGGGCAGTTGCTGTATAAAGAGTTTAGCGAAGATTTACTTGAGTACATTGCAGCTCATAATTGTGATGAAGATGAGCTAGATCCACTCCTTGAGCAAGTAGCACAGAAAAATGCAGTATTACGCAAACAAATGGAAAGTGGTCGAGATCGCTTACTAGAGCTACATTCATCGGGACAAGGTGCTGCTGACTCACTTGTAGCTGACATTGAAAAGCTCGATAACCAGTTTGAACTGCCAAGCTACATGATCAACGTGTTCGACACCTTTGGTGTAAGCCAAGAAGATAAAGGTGAAAACACCATTATTTTAAAGCCCACTGAGCACATGTTAAACGCTTCGTTCCCATCGCTAAAAGACGATGGTATGACAGTAACCTTTGACCGCGATACCGCGCTTTCTCAGGAAGATGTGCACTTTATTAGTTGGGATCACCCTATGGTGCAAGGCACTATGGATATGATTTGTGATGATGATTTTGGTAGTTCATCGGTGGCGTTACTTAAAAACAAAAAGTTACCACCAGGCACCTTTTTTGTTGAGCTAATATTTGTTGCCGAAGCCATGGCACCAAAAGTCCTGCAAGTGGGTCGCTTTTTACCCCCTACGCCAATTCGTATTTTACTCGATAAGAGCAGTAATAACTTAGGTGAAAATGTTGGTTTTGATGGCTTTAATCAGCAACTATCTGCGGTAGGTCGTCAAACAGCAAGTAAATTAGCCGGTGCATTGCAAAGTGCGGTTCATCCAATGATCAATACCGCAAAAGACATGGCGCAACAAAAGCTGGATGTTATTCGTGCCGAGTCATTAGCAAAAATGCAAACATCGTTGAGCGAAGAGCAACAGCGATTAGTTGCACTGAAACAAATTAATCCAAACATTCGCCAAGAGGAAATTACCTTTTACGATAAACAACGCAATGAGCTCACCGCACATATTGAAAAAGCGCAGTTAAAACTCGATGCGATTCGTTTGATTGTGGTTTCGCACTAGAGAATCTAGCTGTCAGTCGTTAGTTAAAGATCAACTAGCGTGTGCATTGAAAAAAGCGCGATATTTATATCGCGCTTTTTACTTGAGCCTTTGCCCTCACTCCACTAAAATAGCGCACTTCAAAATCACTGAGGTCTGCCGTGTTAGTTAACTACAATCCCCCTATGAGCCCGTATTTAACTATACTGTTTCAAGATGATGATTTACTTATTGTAAATAAGCCTAGCGAATTACTCACCGTCCCAGGTAAAGACCCAAAACATGCCGATAGCTTAATAAATCGCGTCAACCGTGTTTTTCCTAGTGCTAAAATTGTTCACCGTTTAGATATGGCTACCTCAGGCATACTTTGCTTAGCAATGAACAAAGCCGCTCATCGGCATTTAAGTATGCAATTTCAAGAGCGCGAAACAGCAAAACGTTACATTGCACGAGTATACGGACAACTTGAAACTGAAACAGGCTCCGTTGACTTACCGCTTATTTGCGACTGGCCGAACCGTCCTAAGCAAATGGTTGATCATGACAATGGCAAACCTTCGCTCACTCATTTTAAAGTCCTTGAACGTGAAGCACAGGCAACCCGTGTAGAGCTTACTCCTATTACAGGGCGCTCACATCAGCTGCGCGTGCATATGCTAAGCTTAGGCCATCCTATTTTAGGCGATCGCCTCTACGCCCATAAAGACGCACTTGCTGCTGCTCCTCGGTTACAATTACATGCACAAATGCTACAACTCAAACACCCTGTAACGGAGCAAGTACTTACTTTTGAAGCTGAGAGCGAGTTTTAACACGGTTTAATCTTTTAGCTATTTACAGTAAATAGCTAAACTTTAAGAGCACTACGCCGATACATAAATAAGATTTAAATTAAAAGCTTATTATGTTTATTACGCAGATGTTTAAAGTCATTATTACTACTCTTGTGCTTGGCTGTACGTTAATCAGTTTTCAAGCGCTGAGTGCTGAGTATATCGCTCCTCCTCCCTTTTCAAAAAATATTGATGCGGATATCTCTCGCTTAGCCCAAAGTGATGAAGTAAAGCCTATTTTAGCTGGTGATACTGAGTTTTTAACTTTATACAGTGAATATATGAGTGCGAACTTTAGAGGTGTAGTCATACTCATTCCTGACTGGCAATCAACGCCAACAAACAATGCAGGCATGAACTTTTTACGTAAAGAACTGAATAACCACGGGTATACCTCTTATGCGATGACAGTGCCTGATATTGATTGGCAAGCAGCTCAAGATGATGCAGCAAAAACGACAAATGATTCCGTGGGCACAAATAATAAAACAGCCAACGCAAATACTAAGCCAAACACCAGTACACAAAAACAGCCCCATCATGCTGACTATGTTGAGCAAGTAAATACTGAGGTGGTAGACAATTACAAGTTAAAACTACTCGCTCGCTACGACGCTTTATATCAGAAGGCTGCGATTGAGTCTGAGAATATTGTTGTTATTGCACAAGGCACCAGTGCTGGGGTGTTATTGGAGCATTACGCTGAGTTTTCAGACTCAAAAATAAACGCCTTCATTAGTTTGAGCAGTTACCTTCCTAATACAAAACGCAATGCAAAGTTAAGCCAAATAACATCTTTGGTCACCCCTGCTTTGTTAGATATTTATTTTGCTACAGACAGTAATGATATTTTAATGAATCTTAAAAACCGCCAGCGTTGGGTTAATCGAAATGCAAAGTTTGATTATCGCCAGCGCCAGCTGTTTGGATTACGCGATGCGCCGCAGCAACATGCGCGGCTAAGCAAAGAAATAGACGGGTTTTTACGCCGCCTTTTTTAAATACTCGTATGCCGCTTGAATATCTTGGCTTTTTTTAACTGCCACTTCCATCATATGCTTAGGTAAACCTTGCGATACCAGTTTATCAGGGTGGTGCTGAGCCATGAGCTTACGGTAGGCTACTTTAATATCACGTTGCGACGCGTCTTTATTTAAACCTAATAAGGCCAATGCCTGCGAACGGTTCATATCATTACTTGGTGGTACATGATGTCCTGAACCTTCGCGGTAGCTGCTACTTTGACTTTGCTGCTGTTTAAAACGCTGTTGTTGCTGCCTAAAGTTAAACTCTGCTTGATAACGTTTTAATACAAAGGCAAAGTGTGCTTTAGACACACCTAGCTGCTTACTAACTTCTTGCAGTAATTGCTTTTCTTGTGCAGCAAGTACCCCGTCAGAAAACGCCATTTGAATTTGAATTTCTAAAAATAACTGCAGTAAATCATAACGTTTAGCAAAACGTTCTTTAAAATCATAAACCGTATCTTTGAGTGAAAAGTCGCTATCTTTACCTGATTGAAATGCCTGCTGCGCTTCACGGCGCTCTTCGCCTTTTAAGCCCATTTCATCCATAAACAGCGTCGCTGCTTTAATGTGGGTTTCGCTAACACGGCCATTCGACTTGGCAATATGCCCCATTACCGCAAAGCAACTCGAAAAAAACAACGCTTGGCGTTCGTTAACATCATCGCCTTTAAAAAGGTTAGAAAAGCCGCCAGCTTTATCAAAGTCTTTTTTTAAGCTTTTATCAAACATATGGCCTAGGTATAAGCCTAAAATGGCACCAAATATTTTGCCAAACATAAAACCAAAACAGAAACCGAGAATTTTTCCCCACATTTTAAAACTTACCTCTAGTCTTTTATATTTAGCTTATGGTGCTAATTGTTGGTTAAGAGCCGATAAACGCTCTGGTGTGCCTATATCGTCCCATTGGCCAATATAGAGTTCAGTGGAGACTAAATGTTCATTTAATTTTTCACGTAGCAAAGGGCCTAATGGCCGAATGCCTGGGGCTAGCCCCTCAAAAAAGTCAGCTTGATAACGCCCTATCCCTGAAAAGGTATACCGCTGGCTATTTGTCGGTAAGTAGCTCAGTGCAAAATCGCCATCAGGATTATGCGCAGGGTTTTCAACCAATACAATGTGCGCCTCTTTAGGCTGTAAATGTAGCTGCATTAATGCACTGACATCGTAGTCGCTGTAAACATCCCCATTAATCACAATAAATGACTCACCGAGTAAAGGAAGCGCTTGAATAATACCCCCTGCAGTTTCAAGCCCGCCAGTCACCTCTTGGCTGTAGGTTATGGTTACCCCCCATGCACTGCCATCTGCAAAATAGGCTTTTATTTTATCTCCTTGCCACGCAAGGTTAATCACAATTTGGCTAATGCCAGCCGCTTTTAAGCGCATAATATGATGTTCAATAAGTGGCTTACCTGCCACACATAACATAGGTTTTGGCAGCTGTGCGGTGAGCGGCATCATACGTTTACCGCGTCCAGCAGCTAAAATCATGGCCTTCATAGTTGCTCTCCTTTTAACCGCAGCTGTACTTTTGGTATCACGTAATTTTTTATCCAATCTGATAAGTCGCAAAGCTCCGGATATTGTGCCGCTACCTCTATTACGTATTCAAGCGTAGGAAGTATATTCGCTAAGTAACCTTTTTTGCCATCACGTAGGTACAAGCGACAAAAAATCCCCGCCGCTTTTAAATGGCGCTGCAAGCCGGTTAAATCAAACCAATATTTAAATTCTGCAAATGATTCATGAGTTATTAAACCTTGGCGTTTAAATTCGTCGTAACCAAACTCAAGTAAGTGAGCAAGCTCGTCTTTAGGCAATTTAAAGTAGCAGTCTCTTAAAAGTGAGACTAAGTCGTAACATAATGGGCCTTGTACCGCGTCTTGATAATCAATAATCGCCCATTGCTGCTCGCAGCGCATAATATTACGACTGTGATAATCCCGGTGCATTGTGACTGTGGGTTGCTCAAGCAGTGTATTTATTAGCAGCGCTGTGCTTGTTTGCCAAGTCTGTTGCTGCTCAGCGCTGAGCTCTGCGCTAATAAAATCATTAACCAGCCAATTTTTAAAAATATCCAGTTCAAGTGCAATAAAATCAAGGTCATACGGATTCATTGACGGCGCGGCTGGAGTTTTTGCCCACTTGGCACTTAAACTGATCAGTTGCTGGTAATACTCGCTGCGATTGGCATCATCAAGTAAGTCGGCTAAATGGGTGCTACCTAAATCACTTAGAATAAAAAAACCTTGCTGCTCGTCACTATGAATAATGGATGGTAATAAAAAACCCTGCTCAGAAAACACCTTATTTAATGCAATATAGGGGACGTTGTTAACTTTTTTTGGATCGGAGTCCATCACAATAAAGTGATTATTTTCAGCGCTTAACCTATAATAACGGCGAAAACTGGCATCTGCGGTTATTGCATTAAGCGCATAGGATTGCTCACCAAAGTGAGTATTAATAAACTGTTGTAAACTCTCAAAGCGTGTCATTTTATAAGCTATCTATTTTTCACTAATTACTTTGCCATTGTTTTCCTTTATTATGTATAGCTTGTAACTAATCACAGAGCATAAAGGTCGATAAATGAGCAAAACCTGGGGCATTTTGATGCTAAGCGTACTGAGCGCACCATCGCTTGCCGAAACTGAACTGACACACAACTTTTGTGGCACTTCAATGCAAACCAGAGCTTGGCAACCGCTTGCTGGCCTTGAGCTTGGAACGGTTGATATCAGCGCTGATGACGTTGAGCTTTTAGGCACACAAAGCGCTGAATTTACTGGCAATGTTGATATTAACACCGTTAACATGAGTTTGTCCGCACAATCAGCACTGATTGATAAACAACGTGGCCTGCTTAATGCCACTGGCCCAATTACCTATCGCGATTATGTAAGCCACGTACAAAGTTCGGGCTTAAATGCCGATTTAAATAACTCAGCATTTAGTTTATTAGGCGCACAATACAGCCTAACACAACAACAAGGTAAAGGCGGCGCGGAAAAGCTCACCATCGATAAGTCTGGCTTAATGCTGATGAATGCAAGCTTTACTGCGTGCCCAGGTAATACGCCTGTGTGGGCTATTGAAGCCGATGAAATAAACTTATCACGTGAAGAAGGCTGGGGCGAAACCTACAATGCCGTGCTACGTATTTTAGATACGCCAGTACTCTATTTACCTTATTTTACTTTCCCACTCGATGAGCGCCGTAAGTCAGGCTTATTAACGCCCAGCTTTTCAAGTTCAGATCGCTATGGGTTAGAAACGATTACGCCTTATTATTGGAATATTGCCCCTAATTATGATGCCACTATTACCCCGCGTTATATGTCACGTAAAGGGCTACAGTTACAAACTGAATTTAGATATTTAACCCCAGAGCACCAAGGTTTAGTGGCTGTAGAATATTTAAATAATGATGACTCAGAGCCTGAACTTAACGAGCGCTTTTTGTTTCATTGGCAACAAAAAAGTTATATTGGTGAAGACTGGCGAGCCAGTATTGATATTACCAATGTTAGTGATGACAACTACCTAACTGATTTAAACTCCGCTTATGCCAGTAAAACCGATACGCAGCTTTATCGCACCGGCTCGCTAACTCATATGGGCGAAATGTGGCGTACTGATATAAAAGTGCAAAACTTTGAAGTACTCGGTGACCACTTAGAATCATACACGGCGTTACCACAAATTAGCTTTACCCAAACTACCCCATGGAAAATTGATTATTTCGACTTTAGTGTTTCAGGCGAGCTGAGCCATTTTACTAACAGCTCTGCGGTAATTGACCAAGCTACTCGGGTGCACATCGAACCTAAAGCACGCTTTGATTACAAAGAGTATGCCTGGTCATTTTTATCTGAAGTGAGCTTATTGCAAACTAACTATAAACAAGACGGTGATTTACAGGGTACACAGTATAGCGATAATGTTTCGCGTACTTTGCCTAAAGTGCGCTTATATTCTCAGCTTAACTTTGAGCGCGACACCTCAATTTTTATTGACGATGGTATTCAAACTCTAGAGCCACAAATTCAGTATTTATATACGCCTAATAAAGATCAGTCTGACATTGGCTTATACGATACCACCAAGTTACAAGATGACTTTTTTGGTTTATTCAGGGATGCGCGTTTTTCAAGTGTTGACCGAATTGCCGCAGCTAATCAATTTACGCTCGGGGCTACAACGCGTTTATTTGATAAGAAAAATGAAGAAGTATTTAACTTCAGCGCAGGCCAAATATTTTATTTAAGTGATTCAGCCAAGCCTACAGAGCAAGGGCTTAATAGCGATAGTAACTACAATGCCTTGTTTGCAGCGCAAACCATGTTACATTGGCACCGCCGCTGGTATTTATCGGGTGGTATTCAGTACGACACGGATGGCAAGCAAATTATCCAGTCAAATTTAACCTTAGACTACAAAGGTGACGATAATCAGCTGGTTCAATTGAACCATCGCTATGCAAATGATGTCTCAGGAAATACAATCGAGCAAGCGGGCTTATTTACAAGCATCCCTATCAGTGACGAGTGGCAATTTATTGCAAGTTACCATCGCGATCTTGATAATAACCGCAGTATTGAAGTATTTAGTGGATTACAGTATGAATCGTGCTGTTGGGCGTTCCAAATTACTGGCCATCGCCAAATTGAAACTGATTTAAATCAGTCAATTGGGCAACCCCAAGCCACTTTTGATTCGAGTATTCGTTTGAATTTTGTATTAAAAGGGCTTGGTAGTAAAAGCCGTTACGATGCTCAAAAATTATTACAACAAGGTATTTTTGGTTATCGTAGGCCGTATTTTCTTAATGACTAAACTGCTTTATTTATAGTAAAAATTTACAAATAACTATATCAATTTAGCCGTATTTAGCATTACAACAGTACTATTAGTAAGAGTAGTAAAAAGAATATGAATTTAAAAAAATTATTAACATCAGCAGTTTTAACGTTCAGCTTATGCCAAAGTGCATTTGCCGCCCCTGTCGAAATAGATAAAGTAATTGGTATTGTAAACCAAGGCGTTATTTTAAAAAGTGAAGTTGACACCATTGTTGATCGCGTAAAAAAACAAGCAGAAGAACAAAACCAACAGCTGCCAAAAGACGAAACACTGCGTGTTCAGGCGATTGAGCGTTTAGTAAATCAAACCTTGATGATGCAGATGGCTGAGCGTATGGGCTTAGAAATTTCAGATAGCCAGCTTGACCAAACCCTTGCCAACATGGCTAAAGAGCAAGGCGGTACAATTGCTGATTTGCGTCGTACTATTGAAGCATCGGGTGAGAGCTTTCAAGCTTACCGCGAAGAAATTCGTAAAGAGATAACCACGCAACAAGTTACGCGTGCAAACGTAGACCGCCGTATATATGTAAGCGACCAAGAAATTGATAACCTACTAAAAATTATGGATAGCCAAGGCCAAAATGCCGAAGAATATGATATTGGTCATATTCTTATCGATATTCCAAGTGGTGCAAGTGCTGACGACGTAAGCTCAGCAAAAACACGCGCAGACAAAGTTATTGAGCTGCTGCAAGACGGCCAAGAATTTAAGCGTATTGCCATTTCATCATCAAGTGGCTCAAAAGCCCTTGAGGGCGGCCAATTAGGCTGGATGGGCATTAACGAAATGCCATCGTTATTTGCAGAAGCTGTAAAAGGTAAAAAGAAAGATGCGATTATTGGTCCACTTCGTTCCGGTGCGGGTTTCCACATCATTAAAGTACAAGACGTACGTGGCCGCCAAGTAGTAGAAACCACTGAAGTTAAATCTCGTCATATTCTTATTAAGCCTTCTATCATTTTAAGTGAAGAAAAAGCACGCACTATGCTAGCAGGCTTTGTTAAAGATTTACGCGCCGGCGATGCTGACTTTGCAGAACTTGCTAAAGAGTACTCACAAGACCCCGGTTCAGCACTTAAAGGTGGTCAATACGATTGGACTGATCCAACCACCTACGTGCCTGCGTTTAGAGATACGTTACTATCACTTGATAAAAACGAAATCAGCGAACCATTTAGAAGTCAGTTTGGCTGGCACATTGTGCAGTTACTAGATAAACGTGTTGCAGATAAGACCGAGCAAGCTAAACGTAATCGTGCACATGGCATGTTGTTTAATCGTAAATTTAAAGAGGAAAGCTTTAACTGGCAGCAAGAAATGCGCGAACAAGCCCATGTTGAAATTTTCCCAATAGACGAATAATTATGACTTTAAGAATTGCGGTAACCCCCGGAGAGCCTGCAGGCATTGGCCCAGACTTGCTATTAAAACTGGCACAGCATAGCTGGGATGCGCAACTAGTAGCGATTGCAGATGCATCGCTACTAAAACAGCGCGCTAAGCATTTAGGTTTAAACATTGAATTAATTGAATTTGATGAACAAGCCAAAGCAATGCCAACAGCAGCAGGCAGCTTATATATTAAGCAGATTGATTTAGCAGAGCCCGTTGAGCTTGGCGTGCTTAATGACGCTAATGGGCAATACGTTTTAGATACATTACGTATTGCCAGCGAGAAGAATATGGATGGCACATTTGATGCCGTTGTTACGGGGCCTGTTCACAAGGGTATTATTAACCAAGCCGGCATTTCTTTTAGTGGCCATACTGAGTACTTTGCTCAGCAATCAGGTACTGCTGATGTGGTTATGTTATTAGCCACCGAAGGTCTGCGTGTTGCCCTAGTAACAACACATATTCCGCTTGCTTATGTTTCTCGTGCCATTACGCAAGAGCGACTAGTTAAAGTGGCTAATATTCTTAATCATGACTTGAAAACGAAATTTGGTATTGAGCAACCGCGTATTTTAGTCTGTGGCTTAAACCCGCACGCTGGTGAAGATGGCCATTTAGGCCGCGAAGAAATCGACACGATAACGCCTACACTTGACATACTAAGAGCTGAAGGGATGAACTTAATCGGTCCTTTACCAGCAGATACATTATTTCAAGATAAATACCTAAATGAAGCCGATGCAGTACTGGCTATGTATCACGATCAGGGATTACCTGTGCTAAAATACAAAGGATTTGGTAAGTCAGTGAATATAACTCTTGGCCTTCCATTTATCCGCACTTCAGTCGACCACGGTACTGCGCTTGATTTAGCCGGTACAGGCGATGCTGATGTTGGCAGTTTTGAATTAGCGATCCGCGAAGCAATTAAGCTCGCCCATGAAAAAGCACAGAATCAATGACCGATAAAGTACACTTAGGACACCGCGCCCGTAAACGTTTTGGCCAAAACTTTTTATTCGATGAGTCAATCATCGACAAAATCGTCACCGCTATCGATCCTAAACCGCAAGATAATTTAGTAGAAATTGGCCCAGGTCTAGGCGCTATTACCGAGCCTGTTGCCGATTTAAGTGGCCATTTAACGGTTGTTGAGCTAGATAAAGATTTAGCCCAGCGTTTAATTGAACACCCATTTTTAGGGCCAAAATTAACCGTAAACCAAGGCGATGCAATGAAGTTTGATTTTGCAAGCCTAGTTAAAGATGACAAAAAACTAAAAGTATTCGGCAACCTGCCGTACAACATTTCAACGCCTTTGTTGTTTCACCTGTTTGAATTTGCCGATCATATTGAGCACATGCACTTTATGCTGCAAAAAGAAGTGGTAAAGCGCATGGTAGCAGGCCCTGGTAGTAAAACCTTTGGTCGCTTGAGTGTGATGACTCAGTATTATTGTCATGCGATGCCTGTGGTAGAGGTACCGCCTGAATGCTTTAAACCGGCACCTAAAGTCGATTCTGCGGTTATTCGCTTAATCCCTAAAAAGGCACAGCAGCGTACCGCTAAAAGCGTTAAAATATTAAACACCGTTTGTTTAGAAGCGTTTAATCAGCGCCGTAAAACGTTGCGTAACAGCCTTGGCAACCTTCTAACCGCTGACGAATTAACCAGCATTGGCATTGATATTACTTTGCGAGCTGAGAGCCTGTCGTTACAACAATTTATTGATATAGCTAACTGGATTTATGACAACAAGCAGTAATATAGGATCACCTGTAAAGGTATCTGTTGAAACGTTTTATGTAGAAGAGCAATCGCAACCTGAACTAGATAAGTTTGTGTTCGCCTACTCCGTTACTATAAAAAACCACAGTTTATGCAGTGCAAAGTTACTTAGCCGTTATTGGCTAATTACTGATGCCAATGGCAAAGAAGTAGAAGTGCAAGGCGAAGGTGTGGTCGGTGAAACCCCAGATATAGCCCCAGGTGAAAGCTACAAATATACCAGTGGTGCAATAATAGATACACCGGTAGGCACCATGCAGGGACATTACACTTTACGTAACGAGTTTGGTGCTGAATTTAAAGCACCCATAAACGTATTCCGCTTAGCCTGTCCTAATATCTTACACTGACAAAAACAGGTAACAATGGCCGACTACGCGATAGGTGATTTACAAGGCTGCTTTGACGAATTTAGTTTATTGTTAAAGCAAGTCGACTTTAACCCTAGCAAAGATCACTTATATTTAGTGGGTGATATTGTCGCTCGCGGCCCAGACTCTAAAGCGTGCCTTGATTATATTTATCAACATCAAGACAGCGTTAGCGTCACATTAGGCAATCATGACTTACACATGATTGCCTGTTATTTAAATAATGTTACACCTAACCCCAAAGACAGACTCACTGCACTGTTTAAC contains:
- the rapA gene encoding RNA polymerase-associated protein RapA, coding for MNFSLGQRWISDTESDLGLGTVVAIDGRQVSILFPASGENRVYSSAEAPVTRVAFNPGDVIRSVEEWELQVESIEVQGELLCYHGERVDNGEKAQLKETFLDHFIKFNKPQDRLFAGQVDRFDRYTLRYQTWLHQFERQQSPIKGLIGQRANLIPHQLYIAQEVGKRFAPRVLLSDEVGLGKTIEAGMILHQQIITGRASRVLIVVPENLQHQWLVEMLRRFNLRFSIFDEERCDEAFADSPNVFDTEQLVLTSLEFLTKKKRWFEQATLADWDLLVIDEAHHLSINNNKPSAEYQRMAELSQDIPGLILLTATPDQLGHRSHFARLQLLDPDRFYDYDVFKEEEANYKDVAEAANQLLQEQALDDSAKGTLIELLKETDITDILEKAQQGDLAARKEILNMLLDRHGTGRILFRNSRSGIDGYPSRKLHAYPMALPKQYKTAMTVLGNMSGIQNAELSAQRALFPEKIFQEFEGESASWGLFDPRVDWLIETLKTLKREKVLLICAKAETAISLEQILREREAIKASVFHEGMSIIERDRAAAFFADEYDNAQILLCSEIGSEGRNFQFSHHLVLFDLPLNPDLLEQRIGRLDRIGQTQDVNIHVPYFENTAQEVLLRWYNEGLDAFESTSTTGQLLYKEFSEDLLEYIAAHNCDEDELDPLLEQVAQKNAVLRKQMESGRDRLLELHSSGQGAADSLVADIEKLDNQFELPSYMINVFDTFGVSQEDKGENTIILKPTEHMLNASFPSLKDDGMTVTFDRDTALSQEDVHFISWDHPMVQGTMDMICDDDFGSSSVALLKNKKLPPGTFFVELIFVAEAMAPKVLQVGRFLPPTPIRILLDKSSNNLGENVGFDGFNQQLSAVGRQTASKLAGALQSAVHPMINTAKDMAQQKLDVIRAESLAKMQTSLSEEQQRLVALKQINPNIRQEEITFYDKQRNELTAHIEKAQLKLDAIRLIVVSH
- the rluA gene encoding bifunctional tRNA pseudouridine(32) synthase/23S rRNA pseudouridine(746) synthase RluA — encoded protein: MLVNYNPPMSPYLTILFQDDDLLIVNKPSELLTVPGKDPKHADSLINRVNRVFPSAKIVHRLDMATSGILCLAMNKAAHRHLSMQFQERETAKRYIARVYGQLETETGSVDLPLICDWPNRPKQMVDHDNGKPSLTHFKVLEREAQATRVELTPITGRSHQLRVHMLSLGHPILGDRLYAHKDALAAAPRLQLHAQMLQLKHPVTEQVLTFEAESEF
- a CDS encoding DUF3530 family protein, which gives rise to MFITQMFKVIITTLVLGCTLISFQALSAEYIAPPPFSKNIDADISRLAQSDEVKPILAGDTEFLTLYSEYMSANFRGVVILIPDWQSTPTNNAGMNFLRKELNNHGYTSYAMTVPDIDWQAAQDDAAKTTNDSVGTNNKTANANTKPNTSTQKQPHHADYVEQVNTEVVDNYKLKLLARYDALYQKAAIESENIVVIAQGTSAGVLLEHYAEFSDSKINAFISLSSYLPNTKRNAKLSQITSLVTPALLDIYFATDSNDILMNLKNRQRWVNRNAKFDYRQRQLFGLRDAPQQHARLSKEIDGFLRRLF
- the djlA gene encoding co-chaperone DjlA, which codes for MWGKILGFCFGFMFGKIFGAILGLYLGHMFDKSLKKDFDKAGGFSNLFKGDDVNERQALFFSSCFAVMGHIAKSNGRVSETHIKAATLFMDEMGLKGEERREAQQAFQSGKDSDFSLKDTVYDFKERFAKRYDLLQLFLEIQIQMAFSDGVLAAQEKQLLQEVSKQLGVSKAHFAFVLKRYQAEFNFRQQQQRFKQQQSQSSSYREGSGHHVPPSNDMNRSQALALLGLNKDASQRDIKVAYRKLMAQHHPDKLVSQGLPKHMMEVAVKKSQDIQAAYEYLKKAA
- the murU gene encoding N-acetylmuramate alpha-1-phosphate uridylyltransferase MurU produces the protein MKAMILAAGRGKRMMPLTAQLPKPMLCVAGKPLIEHHIMRLKAAGISQIVINLAWQGDKIKAYFADGSAWGVTITYSQEVTGGLETAGGIIQALPLLGESFIVINGDVYSDYDVSALMQLHLQPKEAHIVLVENPAHNPDGDFALSYLPTNSQRYTFSGIGRYQADFFEGLAPGIRPLGPLLREKLNEHLVSTELYIGQWDDIGTPERLSALNQQLAP
- a CDS encoding aminoglycoside phosphotransferase family protein, whose protein sequence is MTRFESLQQFINTHFGEQSYALNAITADASFRRYYRLSAENNHFIVMDSDPKKVNNVPYIALNKVFSEQGFLLPSIIHSDEQQGFFILSDLGSTHLADLLDDANRSEYYQQLISLSAKWAKTPAAPSMNPYDLDFIALELDIFKNWLVNDFISAELSAEQQQTWQTSTALLINTLLEQPTVTMHRDYHSRNIMRCEQQWAIIDYQDAVQGPLCYDLVSLLRDCYFKLPKDELAHLLEFGYDEFKRQGLITHESFAEFKYWFDLTGLQRHLKAAGIFCRLYLRDGKKGYLANILPTLEYVIEVAAQYPELCDLSDWIKNYVIPKVQLRLKGEQL